A window of the Bradysia coprophila strain Holo2 chromosome X unlocalized genomic scaffold, BU_Bcop_v1 contig_128, whole genome shotgun sequence genome harbors these coding sequences:
- the LOC119067709 gene encoding sodium-dependent phosphate transporter 2-like: protein MDPYLAEVLWIVVLGFLVAFVVAFGVGANDVANSFATSVGSGVLTFRQACYLASVFECAGAILIGYKVSDTIRKGILDVSVFDGDERTLMLGMLAALIGSASWLLVATYFKLPVSATHSVVGATVGFGLVAKGANGLQYMQLITIVASWVVSPLLSGLITVGLFLLIHYFILKANNPLKAGFVSLPVVYFVVVFINVLSVTFDGSKLLKMDNLELWLIFTIATGAAIIVAIVVQIFIVPWQRKKILASKSTENGFASNTTIVTTVSTKSLECPIPEKSENTEDADNEESVNKLFNFLQILSAVFSSFAHGGNDVSNAIGPLIAIWLIYTEGTTGSETESPIYLLLYGGVGIVLGCWVFGRRVIETVGTNLTKITPTTGFVIENGASATVLLASKLGLPISTTHCKVGSVVFVGWTYNQTRKDKSAQPVNWSLFRNIAVSWIVTIPAAGLISAFFMWIFTYIN, encoded by the exons ATGGATCCATATTTGGCGGAAGTGTTGTGGATAGTAGTGTTAGGTTTCCTGGTAGCATTCGTTGTTGCATTTGGTGTGGGTGCCAATGATGTGGCAAACAGTTTTGCGACTAGTGTCGGTTCCGGAGTCCTAACATTTCGGCAGGCGTGTTATTTGGCGTCAGTATTCGAATGTGCCGGTGCTATTCTTATTGGCTACAAGGTCTCAGACACGATCCGGAAGGGAATTCTCGATGTTTCGGTGTTTGACGGTGACGAAAGGACTTTGATGCTTGGCATGCTGGCCGCACTGATTGGCAGCGCGAGTTGGTTGTTAGTTGCAACATACTTCAAACTGCCTGTATCTGCAACGCATAGTGTCGTTGGTGCTACAGTTGGATTTGGCTTGGTAGCGAAAGGGGCAAATGGATTGCAATACATGCAATTAATCACGATTGTTGCATCTTGGGTCGTATCACCGCTTCTGAGTGGTCTCATAACCGTCGGACTATTTTTGCTCATCCATTATTTCATTCTAAAAGCAAACAATCCACTTAAAGCCGGTTTCGTTTCGCTACCTGTTGTATACTTTGTTGTCGTCTTCATAAACGTTTTGAGTGTCACTTTCGACGGATCAAAAT TACTGAAAATGGACAATCTTGAGCTGTGGCTTATATTTACTATTGCAACCGGAGCTGCTATAATAGTGGCTATCGTTGTTCAGATTTTCATTGTGCCATGGCagagaaagaaaattcttgccagtaaatcaacagaaaatgGTTTTGCATCCAATACCACTATAGTTACGACTGTTTCGACAAAGTCATTAGAGTGCCCTATTCctgaaaaatctgaaaatacCGAAGATGCCGACAACGAAGAAAGTGTAAACAAACTGTTCAACTTCCTTCAGATTCTTAGTGCAGTATTCAGCAGTTTTGCTCATGGTGGTAATGACGTGAG TAATGCAATCGGACCACTTATTGCAATCTGGTTGATATACACAGAGGGAACCACCGGTTCAGAGACTGAATCTCCAATTTACTTACTACTTTATGGAGGAGTTGGCATTGTTTTGGGTTGTTGGGTATTCGGTAGAAGAGTCATTGAGACTGTTGGCACAAATCTGACCAAAATCACTCCAACAAC CGGTTTTGTGATTGAAAACGGAGCCTCTGCCACTGTTTTATTGGCTAGCAAGCTCGGACTTCCCATCTCGACCACACATTGCAAAGTCGGAAGTGTGGTATTTGTTGGATGGACATACAATCAaactagaaaagataaaagtGCACAGCCAGTTAATTGGTCGTTATTCAGGAATATCGCTGTGTCGTGGATTGTCACCATTCCTGCAGCTGGTCTGATATCAGCGTTCTTCATGTGGATTTTCACTTACATCAATTAA